In one window of Candidatus Rokuibacteriota bacterium DNA:
- a CDS encoding DUF790 family protein: MLTKAHRVYHWDRPSSSISSDRLEEDCLPHLARAVAVYRAKVGERLGRVRDAARAALEGVRPDRVEAVIELLDHVATYDWPRGRHQAEQRVKVFGAAGRHHPVLEPERWRPLLGVAFDPAPQRHDEVVALLYADYPEFHRLIAFPPDYSADDLRADYDLAQAQALLYSATQVVVEARADFKHIVQYARLSRLLHRVERLRGDGYRLTFDGPNSVLRRTHAYGVDFARFLAALAQAREWTMTAEIVLRKGWRPLTFHLSSTDGLRSRLPAPALFDSALEETFARKFGNERDGWRLKREAAILEAGGALLVPDFVFVHEDGTEVALEILGYWTPEYLSAKLNKLNKLDQVKAPDLIVAVRKTLALQAGSLPATVLPFSTGIRLRDLMPRLEAFRRPHRR, translated from the coding sequence CTGGAAGAGGACTGCCTCCCCCACCTGGCCCGCGCCGTCGCGGTCTATCGCGCGAAGGTCGGCGAGCGCCTCGGCCGCGTGCGCGACGCCGCCCGCGCGGCTCTCGAAGGCGTTCGGCCCGATCGGGTGGAAGCGGTCATCGAGCTTCTGGATCATGTCGCCACGTACGACTGGCCTCGCGGCAGGCACCAGGCTGAGCAACGGGTGAAAGTGTTCGGGGCCGCCGGCCGCCACCATCCCGTGCTTGAGCCAGAGCGCTGGCGGCCCCTCCTGGGCGTGGCATTTGATCCCGCCCCCCAGCGTCACGACGAGGTTGTTGCCCTCCTCTACGCCGACTACCCCGAGTTTCATCGTCTCATCGCCTTTCCGCCTGACTACTCCGCCGACGATTTGCGGGCGGACTACGACCTGGCCCAGGCCCAGGCGCTGCTTTACTCCGCGACGCAGGTGGTGGTGGAGGCCCGGGCCGACTTCAAGCACATCGTCCAGTACGCGCGGCTCTCGCGGCTGCTTCACCGGGTCGAGCGGTTGAGGGGCGACGGGTACCGCCTCACCTTCGACGGGCCGAACTCCGTGCTCCGCCGCACCCACGCCTATGGGGTTGATTTCGCCAGGTTTCTGGCAGCCCTGGCTCAGGCTCGGGAGTGGACGATGACGGCGGAGATCGTGCTGCGGAAAGGCTGGCGACCGTTGACCTTCCACCTGTCCTCCACCGATGGCCTCCGCTCCCGGCTTCCCGCGCCCGCGCTCTTCGATTCGGCGCTGGAAGAGACCTTCGCTCGCAAGTTCGGGAACGAAAGAGATGGCTGGCGCCTGAAGCGCGAGGCCGCGATCCTGGAGGCTGGCGGAGCCCTCCTCGTTCCCGATTTTGTCTTTGTTCACGAAGACGGGACCGAGGTGGCCTTGGAGATTCTCGGCTACTGGACGCCCGAATACCTGAGCGCGAAGCTCAATAAGCTCAATAAGCTGGACCAGGTGAAGGCGCCGGACCTGATCGTGGCCGTGCGGAAAACCCTGGCCCTTCAGGCCGGAAGTCTCCCGGCCACGGTATTGCCGTTCAGCACCGGCATCCGCCTGCGGGATCTCATGCCACGCCTCGAAGCCTTCAG